A region from the Bacteroidota bacterium genome encodes:
- the metG gene encoding methionine--tRNA ligase, producing the protein MEQNQSKFKRYTITSALPYANGPIHIGHLAGVYIPADIYTRYLRMKGKDVVFIGGSDEHGVPITIKAQQQKVTPQQIVDKYHGIIKKSFEDFGISFDIYSRTSNKVHHETASEIFKTLYDKGEFIEQTTEQFYDHDKNQFLADRYIIGTCPHCGNEKAYGDQCENCGTTLNATDLINPKSALTGNTPQLKETKHWYLPLDRYEGWLRKWIIEGHKHDWKSNVYGQCKSWIDQGLQARAVTRDLDWGIKVPIEGAEGKVLYVWFDAPIGYISATKEWATEKGIDWKPYWKDKDTKLLHFIGKDNIVFHCIIFPAILKHEGTYILPENVPANEFLNLEGDKISTSRNWAVWLHEYLEDFPGKQDVLRYVLCANAPETKDNDFTWKDFQARNNSELLAIFGNFANRTLVLTKKYFDGIVPELGELTELDHAAINELKEFPERIANSLENYRFREALNEFMNLARLGNKYLTETEPWKVFKTDTERVKTILNISLQICANLALLAEPFLPFTSKKLLKMLNLSVSNWEAAGDSKLLLAGHQLNEPEFLFEKIEDEQIEAQVQKLLDTKVENNKNNVKIAPQKEDITFDDFVKMDIRTATIVEAEKITKTKKLLKLLVDTGIDKRTIVSGIAEYYNAEEIIGQKVSVLVNLAPRMLKGIVSQGMILMAENAEGKLCFVKPSEDFNNGSEIK; encoded by the coding sequence ATGGAACAAAATCAGTCAAAATTCAAACGCTATACCATTACCTCTGCCTTACCTTATGCGAATGGTCCTATTCATATCGGCCATTTGGCCGGTGTTTATATCCCTGCCGATATCTATACGAGGTATTTACGCATGAAAGGTAAAGATGTTGTCTTTATTGGTGGATCGGATGAACACGGGGTTCCGATTACAATTAAGGCCCAGCAACAAAAAGTTACGCCTCAGCAAATTGTCGATAAATATCATGGGATTATTAAAAAGTCATTTGAAGATTTTGGAATTTCATTCGACATTTATTCCCGGACCTCAAACAAGGTGCACCATGAAACTGCATCCGAAATTTTTAAAACGCTTTATGACAAAGGCGAATTTATTGAGCAAACAACTGAACAGTTTTACGATCACGATAAAAATCAGTTTTTAGCCGATCGATATATTATCGGAACCTGCCCTCATTGTGGCAATGAAAAAGCTTATGGTGATCAGTGCGAAAATTGTGGCACTACCTTAAATGCCACGGATTTGATTAATCCAAAATCTGCATTAACAGGGAACACCCCTCAGCTTAAAGAAACAAAGCATTGGTATTTGCCTTTAGATAGATATGAGGGCTGGTTAAGAAAATGGATTATTGAAGGTCATAAACATGATTGGAAATCGAATGTTTATGGACAATGTAAATCATGGATTGATCAAGGATTGCAAGCCAGAGCTGTAACCCGTGATTTGGATTGGGGCATAAAAGTCCCGATTGAAGGTGCTGAGGGAAAAGTACTTTATGTGTGGTTTGATGCACCTATCGGATATATTTCTGCAACCAAAGAATGGGCAACTGAAAAAGGCATTGATTGGAAACCTTACTGGAAGGACAAGGATACCAAATTGCTTCATTTCATTGGGAAGGATAATATTGTTTTTCATTGTATCATTTTTCCTGCAATTCTTAAACACGAGGGGACTTATATTTTACCCGAAAATGTGCCTGCCAACGAATTTTTGAATTTAGAGGGTGATAAAATTTCGACTTCACGAAATTGGGCGGTTTGGTTGCACGAATATTTGGAAGATTTTCCGGGGAAACAAGATGTTTTGAGGTACGTTTTATGTGCTAATGCTCCTGAAACAAAAGATAATGATTTTACTTGGAAGGATTTTCAGGCAAGAAATAACAGTGAATTGTTGGCCATTTTCGGAAATTTTGCCAACCGTACTTTGGTGTTAACAAAGAAATATTTCGATGGGATTGTTCCGGAACTTGGTGAATTGACCGAATTGGATCATGCTGCTATTAATGAATTAAAGGAATTTCCTGAAAGAATTGCAAACAGCCTTGAAAATTACCGTTTTCGGGAAGCATTGAATGAATTCATGAATTTAGCCAGATTGGGCAATAAATACTTAACCGAAACCGAACCATGGAAAGTATTTAAAACGGATACGGAGCGTGTTAAAACCATCCTTAATATCTCACTTCAGATTTGTGCCAACCTAGCCTTATTGGCAGAGCCATTTCTTCCTTTTACAAGTAAAAAATTGCTTAAGATGCTCAATTTATCTGTTTCGAATTGGGAAGCAGCAGGTGACAGCAAATTACTGTTAGCCGGACATCAATTAAATGAACCGGAGTTTTTATTTGAAAAAATTGAAGACGAACAAATAGAAGCACAGGTCCAAAAACTTTTGGATACCAAAGTTGAGAATAATAAAAATAACGTGAAAATAGCACCACAAAAAGAAGATATCACTTTTGATGATTTTGTTAAAATGGATATCAGAACAGCTACCATTGTTGAAGCAGAGAAGATCACTAAAACAAAAAAATTGCTTAAACTGCTTGTAGATACGGGCATTGACAAACGAACCATTGTTTCGGGCATTGCAGAATATTATAATGCAGAAGAGATTATCGGACAAAAAGTAAGTGTACTGGTAAATTTAGCCCCTCGTATGTTAAAAGGAATAGTATCGCAAGGGATGATTTTAATGGCTGAAAATGCGGAAGGAAAGCTTTGTTTTGTAAAGCCTTCGGAAGACTTTAATAACGGAAGCGAGATTAAGTAA
- a CDS encoding LD-carboxypeptidase encodes MITPDYLSKGDKIGIVATARKIELNELTLASQTFSEWGLEVIYGNNLFKECNQFAGNDEERIVDFQTMLNDVSIKAIIFARGGYGTVRILDQVDWSGFVKKPKWLIGFSDLTCIHSHVYSNFRIETLHGIMPLNFEMASEESKKTLYKGLFGEPLKYEIKTHPFNKNGNAKGILIGGNLSLIHTLKGSKSDINTEGAILFLEDLDEYLYHIDRMMVSLKRSGHLSKLAGLIVGGMTIMNDNSISFGETAYEIIRRNVSDYDYPVCYSFPSGHFPDNRALILGRKIKLIVGDKVKIDFN; translated from the coding sequence ATGATCACACCTGATTATTTATCCAAGGGAGATAAAATAGGCATAGTTGCCACTGCCAGAAAAATAGAATTAAATGAGTTAACATTAGCTTCTCAAACTTTTAGTGAATGGGGGCTTGAAGTTATTTACGGGAACAATCTTTTTAAAGAATGTAATCAGTTTGCCGGTAACGATGAGGAACGCATTGTGGATTTTCAAACGATGTTAAATGATGTCTCTATAAAAGCTATTATTTTTGCCAGAGGAGGCTATGGGACGGTTAGAATCTTAGATCAGGTTGACTGGAGTGGCTTCGTTAAAAAACCAAAATGGCTGATCGGGTTTAGCGATCTTACTTGTATTCATTCACATGTATATTCAAATTTCAGGATCGAGACATTACATGGAATCATGCCGCTTAATTTCGAAATGGCCTCCGAAGAATCAAAAAAAACATTGTATAAAGGCCTTTTTGGTGAACCGCTCAAGTATGAGATAAAAACCCATCCATTTAACAAAAATGGTAATGCAAAAGGAATTTTAATTGGTGGGAATCTATCACTCATCCATACCTTGAAAGGAAGTAAATCGGACATTAATACCGAAGGAGCGATACTTTTTTTAGAAGATCTGGACGAATATCTTTATCATATCGACCGAATGATGGTCAGTTTAAAAAGATCCGGTCATTTAAGCAAATTAGCAGGATTAATTGTTGGGGGCATGACTATAATGAATGATAATTCAATCTCTTTTGGTGAAACCGCTTATGAAATTATTCGCCGAAATGTTTCGGATTATGATTATCCGGTATGTTATAGCTTTCCGTCAGGTCATTTTCCTGATAACCGAGCTCTTATTTTAGGAAGAAAAATTAAGTTGATAGTCGGGGATAAAGTCAAAATTGATTTTAACTAA
- a CDS encoding YraN family protein → MAEHNDLGEKGEELARNYLIKNNYKIREKNWRFGKNEIDIIAENNDTLVIAEVKTRSSRFYGEPEVFVTKTKQRFLIKAAHAYIIQNNINLDCRFDILAVVITPNKAEIHHIQKAFYPMR, encoded by the coding sequence ATGGCAGAACATAACGACCTTGGGGAAAAAGGCGAAGAGCTGGCCCGAAATTATCTCATCAAGAATAATTATAAAATCAGGGAGAAAAATTGGCGATTTGGGAAAAATGAAATCGACATAATCGCTGAAAATAATGATACGCTTGTGATTGCGGAAGTAAAAACCCGAAGTAGTCGTTTTTATGGTGAACCTGAGGTTTTTGTTACCAAAACCAAACAGCGATTTTTAATTAAGGCAGCCCACGCTTATATTATCCAAAACAACATTAATCTGGATTGTCGATTTGATATCCTCGCTGTAGTAATTACTCCCAATAAGGCAGAAATCCATCATATTCAAAAGGCATTTTACCCTATGCGTTAA
- a CDS encoding rRNA pseudouridine synthase — translation MAKQEAKGSQKHGDFSKFMKPGKKQIKDRIKADKKRSEKPTKAARLPKSEIKPIGTLKSTKPEPIRLNKYIANSGICSRRDADQLILKGEIKINGIVVAELGTKVNPYDKVEYQDKALRPEKLVYLLLNKPKGYITTTDDPLERKTVMKLVEKACQERIFPVGRLDLNTTGLLLFTNDGELAKKLTHPRHEIKKIYHAVLSKPLTQEDFIKIAEGIELEDGLIKVDKIAFVETGQDKKQIGIELHSGKNRIVRRIFESLGYDVIRLDRVSFAGLTKKDVPRGKWRLLKELEINRLKMIS, via the coding sequence ATGGCTAAACAGGAAGCAAAAGGTTCACAGAAACATGGAGACTTTTCAAAGTTTATGAAACCTGGCAAAAAGCAAATAAAAGATCGAATCAAGGCCGACAAAAAGAGATCTGAAAAACCAACTAAAGCTGCAAGACTGCCAAAATCTGAAATTAAACCTATTGGCACCCTAAAAAGCACAAAACCTGAACCCATTAGGTTGAATAAATATATTGCCAACTCAGGAATTTGTTCACGTCGTGATGCTGACCAGTTAATTTTAAAAGGAGAAATTAAAATCAATGGAATTGTGGTCGCCGAACTTGGAACAAAGGTTAATCCTTACGATAAGGTCGAATATCAGGATAAGGCCCTCAGACCGGAAAAGCTTGTTTATCTGTTACTCAATAAGCCAAAGGGCTATATCACAACTACCGACGATCCTTTAGAGAGAAAAACAGTAATGAAGTTGGTTGAAAAAGCTTGTCAGGAAAGAATATTTCCGGTTGGACGTTTAGATTTGAACACAACCGGATTATTATTGTTTACGAATGATGGAGAACTGGCAAAAAAGCTGACCCATCCCAGACATGAAATTAAAAAGATATATCACGCAGTTTTGAGCAAACCCCTAACGCAGGAAGATTTCATCAAAATTGCTGAAGGCATTGAACTTGAAGACGGTCTCATAAAGGTCGACAAGATCGCTTTTGTGGAGACCGGGCAGGATAAAAAGCAAATTGGGATAGAACTTCATTCGGGCAAAAATCGAATCGTACGAAGGATCTTTGAAAGCTTGGGATACGATGTAATCCGGCTTGACAGGGTATCGTTTGCCGGATTGACCAAAAAAGATGTTCCCCGTGGAAAGTGGCGCTTACTTAAGGAACTTGAAATTAATCGTCTGAAAATGATTTCCTAA
- a CDS encoding helix-turn-helix domain-containing protein, with translation MNRIKEVLEEKGIKQTWLADKLGKSYNMVNSYVQNRQQPRLEVLYQIAEILEVEVKDLLIEKKDVK, from the coding sequence ATGAACAGAATTAAAGAAGTACTTGAAGAAAAAGGAATAAAGCAGACTTGGTTGGCTGACAAACTGGGGAAGAGTTACAATATGGTAAACTCATATGTGCAAAATAGACAACAACCAAGATTAGAAGTTTTATATCAGATTGCTGAAATACTTGAAGTTGAAGTAAAGGACTTATTAATAGAGAAGAAGGATGTTAAATAA